The Thiogranum longum genome includes a region encoding these proteins:
- a CDS encoding M23 family metallopeptidase translates to MKFLLYTTKYGKSGSVQLNRPLVWVPATLALLGVLLGVGQLGYSLGTARQPEVVAKGGAQWQVLLDEQKQDLDLVRNEAQDQLNALAVRLGQMQAQMLRVEALGQRVKQIAHLKKSEFDFDQLPAQGGPVDPADAELLKTPDFLKALDDMAMQMDDRARQLELLEQVVSRRELSHAVSPAGQPISKGWLSSYYGMRTDPFNGRREMHKGIDFAGQMGTDIVATAAGVVTWAGKRYGYGQLVEINHGKGYSTRYGHCKEILVKAGDKIKPGQKIALMGSSGRSTGPHVHYEVLKNGRQINPTKFVRASR, encoded by the coding sequence ATGAAGTTTTTACTCTACACGACAAAATACGGCAAGTCCGGCAGCGTTCAGCTGAATCGACCACTGGTCTGGGTTCCCGCCACACTGGCATTACTGGGTGTTCTGCTCGGAGTTGGCCAGCTGGGGTATTCTCTGGGTACGGCGCGTCAGCCCGAGGTTGTCGCCAAGGGTGGTGCACAGTGGCAGGTACTCCTCGATGAGCAAAAGCAGGATCTGGATCTGGTGCGTAATGAAGCGCAGGACCAGCTAAATGCACTGGCAGTCCGGCTGGGTCAAATGCAGGCACAGATGTTGAGAGTTGAAGCACTGGGCCAGCGGGTAAAGCAGATTGCCCACCTGAAGAAATCCGAATTCGATTTTGACCAGCTGCCGGCCCAGGGTGGTCCGGTTGACCCGGCTGATGCCGAGTTACTGAAAACCCCTGATTTTCTCAAGGCGCTGGATGATATGGCCATGCAGATGGATGACCGTGCCCGCCAGCTGGAATTGCTGGAGCAGGTTGTAAGTCGTCGCGAACTCAGCCATGCCGTTTCGCCGGCTGGACAGCCGATTTCCAAGGGCTGGCTGTCCTCTTACTATGGCATGCGCACCGACCCGTTCAATGGTCGGCGGGAAATGCACAAGGGTATTGATTTCGCGGGCCAGATGGGAACCGACATTGTCGCTACAGCGGCCGGTGTTGTGACCTGGGCCGGCAAGCGTTACGGTTATGGCCAGCTGGTTGAGATTAACCACGGCAAGGGCTATTCCACCCGCTACGGGCACTGCAAAGAGATCCTGGTAAAGGCCGGTGACAAGATCAAGCCCGGGCAAAAGATCGCCCTGATGGGTTCCAGCGGTCGTTCTACCGGCCCGCACGTACACTACGAAGTCCTGAAAAACGGGCGTCAGATCAATCCTACCAAGTTCGTCCGCGCCAGCCGCTAG
- the lpxC gene encoding UDP-3-O-acyl-N-acetylglucosamine deacetylase produces MICQRTLRNIVRAKGVGLHSGEQVYLTLRPAPPDTGIIFRRIDLDPPVAVPARIANVGDTRLSTTLMSGDVRVSTVEHLLSAFSGLGIDNAIVDLSAAEVPIMDGSAGPFVFLIQSAGIEGQRKAKQFLRILDTVEVREGDKWARFSPFKGFKVGFTIDFKHPMFKGDSRHSEIDFSNSSFVREVSRARTFGFMRDIEKLRENNLALGGSLDNAVVLDDYRVVNEDGLRYEDEFVRHKVLDAVGDLYLLGHSLIGEFTGHKSGHALNNRLLCELLASPGAWELSSFGNAARAPHWLNLPQIASV; encoded by the coding sequence ATGATTTGTCAGAGAACTTTGAGAAATATCGTCCGTGCGAAGGGTGTCGGCCTGCATAGTGGGGAGCAGGTCTACCTGACACTGCGACCTGCCCCGCCCGATACGGGGATCATATTTCGCCGGATCGATCTTGACCCGCCGGTGGCGGTTCCGGCCAGAATCGCCAATGTGGGTGATACCCGGCTATCGACAACCCTGATGTCCGGTGATGTCCGTGTATCCACTGTGGAACATTTGCTGTCAGCATTTTCCGGGTTAGGTATCGATAACGCGATTGTGGATCTCAGCGCAGCGGAAGTGCCGATTATGGACGGCAGCGCGGGACCTTTTGTGTTCCTGATTCAGTCCGCTGGTATCGAGGGGCAGCGCAAGGCCAAGCAGTTCCTGCGTATACTGGATACAGTCGAGGTGAGAGAGGGCGACAAATGGGCAAGGTTTTCTCCCTTCAAGGGTTTCAAGGTAGGTTTTACCATTGATTTCAAACACCCGATGTTCAAAGGCGACAGCCGTCACTCGGAAATAGACTTCTCAAACAGTTCCTTTGTTCGCGAAGTCAGCCGGGCACGAACCTTCGGTTTTATGCGTGATATCGAAAAATTACGTGAAAATAATCTGGCGCTGGGTGGAAGTCTTGATAATGCCGTCGTGCTGGATGACTACCGCGTTGTGAACGAGGACGGTCTTCGCTACGAGGACGAATTTGTCAGACACAAGGTGCTGGATGCCGTTGGTGATCTCTACCTGCTCGGTCACAGTCTGATCGGCGAATTTACCGGGCATAAATCCGGGCATGCACTGAATAACCGCCTGTTGTGTGAGTTACTGGCTTCTCCCGGTGCCTGGGAACTGAGCAGTTTCGGTAATGCCGCACGGGCACCACACTGGCTTAATCTGCCACAAATCGCATCTGTTTGA
- a CDS encoding DUF721 domain-containing protein, whose protein sequence is MRQNNAFTCAKILGKAELPLLQRARSLQRLEQAALRLLPDDLAAHCSVMNLKNEILILGVPSPAWAARLRFAAPDFTKQLQCQLSLAVTGIEVRVIPETLDIQAVSKKPEGLSMHNATLLAQTAEDVDHPGLREALYRLAAKARES, encoded by the coding sequence ATGCGTCAAAATAACGCCTTCACATGTGCAAAAATTCTTGGCAAAGCCGAGCTGCCGTTACTGCAGCGCGCCCGCAGCCTGCAACGTCTGGAACAGGCCGCACTACGTCTGTTACCCGATGATCTAGCCGCGCATTGTAGTGTCATGAACCTCAAAAATGAAATCCTGATACTCGGCGTGCCATCACCGGCCTGGGCAGCGCGCCTAAGATTCGCCGCTCCGGACTTCACCAAGCAACTGCAGTGCCAACTTTCCCTGGCGGTTACCGGAATAGAGGTTCGGGTTATCCCGGAAACACTTGATATTCAAGCCGTTAGCAAGAAACCTGAAGGCCTGTCCATGCACAACGCTACACTGCTGGCACAGACGGCGGAGGATGTTGATCACCCGGGACTGCGCGAAGCGCTATACCGATTAGCGGCAAAAGCACGCGAATCCTGA